The following are encoded together in the Triticum dicoccoides isolate Atlit2015 ecotype Zavitan chromosome 6B, WEW_v2.0, whole genome shotgun sequence genome:
- the LOC119324695 gene encoding histone H4, with translation MSGRGKGGKGLGKGGAKRHRKVLRDNIQGITKPAIRRLARRGGVKRISGLIYEETRGVLKIFLENVIRDAVTYTEHARRKTVTAMDVVYALKRQGRTLYGFGG, from the coding sequence ATGTCCGGCCGCGGCAAGGGAGGGAAGGGTCTCGGCAAGGGCGGCGCCAAGCGCCACCGGAAGGTGCTCCGCGACAACATCCAGGGCATCACCAAGCCGGCCATCCGTCGTCTCGCTCGGAGGGGCGGCGTGAAGCGCATCTCGGGgctcatctacgaggagacccgCGGAGTGCTCAAGATCTTCCTGGAGAACGTCATCCGCGACGCCGTCACCTACACCGAGCACGCCCGCCGCAAGACCGTCACCGCCATGGACGTCGTCTACGCGCTCAAGCGCCAGGGGCGAACCCTCTACGGCTTCGGCGGCTAG